The window GAGAAGCAGCTAAAAAAGCAAGAGAAATTACACGTAAAAAAAGTATGTTAATGGATATCATTGGTCTACCAGGGAAACTTTCTGATTGTCAAGAAAAAGACCCTGAAAAGTGTGAATTGTATATAGTAGAAGGAGATTCAGCTGGAGGTTCTGCTAAACAAGCAAGAGATAGAAAATTTCAGGCTGTATTACCTTTAAAAGGTAAAATTCTTAACATAGAAAAAGCTCATTTTGATAAAATGATATCTTCACAAGAAATAATAACATTAATAACAGCCATTGGTTGTAATATAGGAAAAAATGAATTTCATCTAAATAAAATTCGTTACAATAGAATTATCATTATGACAGACGCTGATGTAGATGGAGCACATATAAGAACTTTATTATTGACATTTTTTTATCGATATATTCCTGATTTAATAAGAAAAGGATTTATATATATAGCACAACCACCATTATTTAAAGTAAAAAAAGGAAAAAAAGAAAAATATATAAAAGATGAAGAATCTCTTTTAAAGTATTTTATTGAAAATTCGTTAAAAGACGTTAAAATTTATTTATCTGACAATAATAAAAAAGTTTCTATTTTAGATTTTAAGAATTTGTTATTAAGATATCAATCTATAAAAAAAATTATTATTCATCATGCTAATGAATATGATTTGGATGTTTTAAATGCACTTTTTTATTTACCATTTTTAAAAGAAGAAAATTTTAATTCTCGAGAATTAATCAATATTTGGTGTAAAAAACTGTGTAGTAATTTACAAAATTTGAATTTGAATAAAAATATTTATTACGATATATCTTTGATATATAAGAAAGAACTATTTTCTTATCTTCCTTCTATAACTATCACTAAGTATGGATTAAGTAAATCTTTTATTTTTGATAAAAGCTTTTTTTTATCTAAGGATTATATTAAGATAATGGAGTTAGGAAAAGAAATTAAGAAATATGTAAAAAATGGATCTAAAATAATAAAAAATAATAAAATACTGAAAATAATATCTATTGATCAAGTATTGCATTGGTTAATAACTGAAGAGAAATATGGTCAAATTATACAAAGATATAAAGGTTTAGGGGAAATGAATCCAGAACAATTATGGGATACTACAATGAATCCTAATATAAGAAGAATGTTAAAAGTAACAATAAAAGATGTGTTTATGGCTGATAAGATATTTTCAACATTAATGGGAGATCAAGTAGAGCCAAGGAAACAATTTATTTTTGATAATGCTTTAGAAGTAAAAAATATTGATATTTGATATTTTTTTAACATTTTTCAATCAAAAAACGGTAATTTTATAATTATAAATAAGTCTGCGGCGAGTAATATTATGAATTCCGACAGGTCTGGAAAGAAGCATCGGTAATAATTAATTCGGGTGTATGAACAAAATATATTTTATAAAATTACCGAAGAATATAAAAATAATTATATTGTATACGATTATATTACAAATAATATTTTTTATGTATGAATTATATTACATTAGCACTGAAATGGAGGCCTCGTAGTTTTTCGGAATTAAAAGGTCAAGAATCTACAGTACGTATTTTATGTAATTCTATATTACATAATAGAGTACATCATTCTTATATTTTCAGTGGTGAAAGAGGAATTGGAAAAACAAGTATAGCTAGAATTTTTTCAAAATCTTTAAATTGTGAAAAAGGAATTACAATTAATCCATGTCAAGAATGTGATATTTGTAAAAATATCGATAATGGATGTTTTATAGATCTTATTGAGATAGACGGTGCTTCTAAAACGAAAATTGAAGATATAAAAGATATTTTAGAGGATGTTTATTGTTTACCTTGTCAAGGTAGATTTAGAATTTATTTGATTGATGAAGTACATATGTTATCTCAACATAGTTTTAATGCCTTATTAAAAATATTGGAGGAACCACCATCTCATGTAAAATTTTTATTAGCTACTACAAATTTGCAAAAAATACCGTGTACAATTTTATCTAGATGTTTGCATTTTGAACTTCAGCTTTTTTCTGTAGAATCAATCAAAGAACATTTAAAATTTATAATGAAAAAAGAAAATTTTTCTTACGAAGAAAAAGCATTATGGTTTTTAGCTAAATTATCTAAAGGAAGTATGAGAGATGCTTTAAATTTATTAGATAAAAGTATTAATATTAGCAGTACTAATTATTTAAATTTAAATAATATTAAATATTTTGTTAAAATTGATGAAAAAAATTATGCATTAAAAATTTTAGAATGTTTAGCTAATAATGAAGTTAAATCTTTAATTTTAATTGTGAACGATGCTATTAGAAATAATAGTTGTTACTCTTCTATTTTAGAAAAAATATTAATTTATTTGCATAAAATAACAATTTTACAATTTTTTCCAAAATGGGAATGTATTCAGAATTACCATTTATCTTTTAATAAATCAATACAATTGATAGCTAATAAAATTCCATCGCAATACATTCAATTATTGTATCGTATTTGTTTGAAACATTATAAGGACATAGATTTTGCACCTATTCCTAGTATGGGGTTTGAAATGATTATATTTCGTATGTTAAATATTCAACAAAAATTTATTAAAGAAAATTAATTTTTTAATGATTTTTTTTAGAATGATTAAATTTTATGTTTTTTAAAAAAAAATATTAATAATTTAAAGTATTTTCTTTGAAGAAGATATTTTATTTAATTTTAATTGAAAATAATTTGGTTTCAAGTATCATTGTGAATTATTAAAAATTATTTAATAATTAAGATTTTTAAAAAGATCTGGGAGTTTTAGATGAATATCAATCAAAGTTTTAGTAAACTGCTAGAAGAAGCAAGAAAAATTCAGGAAAAAATGCAAGAAACTCAACAGCAATTATCTGATATCGTAGTTGAAGGAAAGTCAGGAGGAGATTTAGTAGTAATAAAAATGGATGGAAACCATGAAGTAAGAAATGGATGGGTAAAAATTGATTCTACTTTAATTGATAATATCAATATGTTAGAGGATTTAATAGCCGCAGCAATAAATGATGCTAAAAGAAAAATAGAAAAAATATCTAAAGAAAAAATGAATAAATTAAGTACAGGATTTGAAATTCCTATAGATTTGATGAAAAATTCATAATTATAGAATAATTTACTTTAATTAAGGTATTGATTAAGATATACTATGTTAGAGAGAGTGTAGCTATATTTTTAATACAATAATAATTTTGAAATTAATTTTAAATTTTTTTAAAAAAACTATTTTAGTCTAATGTTAGGTAATAATATACATTCAATATTATATCAAAATTACTTTAAAAAAAATAAAAGTATATCTTTTGTAAATTTTATGAGAATAATTTTATATTCTCCATTAATAGGATATTACAATAATTCAAATTTTAAAAAAATTGGAATTAAAGGGGATTTTGTTACTTCTCCGGAATTAACTTCTTTATATGGATCTATTATTGCAATTCAAAGTAATCAAATATTATGTCAATTGACCGAACCGATTATTTTAGAATGCGGTGCTGGTAGCGGGAAATTATGCGTAGATATTTTACTTTATTTAGAAAAATATGGTTTATTACCAAAATTTTATTATATATTGGAAATTAGTG is drawn from Candidatus Legionella polyplacis and contains these coding sequences:
- the gyrB gene encoding DNA topoisomerase (ATP-hydrolyzing) subunit B, producing the protein MNYNSKNIKILKGLDAVKKRPGMYIGDTNDGSGLHHMVFEIVDNSIDEVLAGFSKKIYVTIHNNESITVEDDGRGIPVDIHEEEGKSAAEIIMTTLHAGGKFDDNSYKISGGLHGVGISVVNALSEKLRLFIYRNGNVYEQSYKNGIPNDPIKITGISSKTGTKIWFKPSKNIFSNINFRYEILSKRLKELSFLNSEVCIQLTDERIHKSDCFSYKGGISEFIKYLNFNKKPIIPNILHIYKKRSSIQMELAMQWNESFQENILCFTNNIPQKDGGTHLMGFKSGLTRTLNSYIEKEGYIKKIKVSLIGNDIREGLSAVLSIKIPNPKFSSQTKDKLISSEVKSIIESIVSEEVYNFLLENPSLSKIIINKIIEAAKSREAAKKAREITRKKSMLMDIIGLPGKLSDCQEKDPEKCELYIVEGDSAGGSAKQARDRKFQAVLPLKGKILNIEKAHFDKMISSQEIITLITAIGCNIGKNEFHLNKIRYNRIIIMTDADVDGAHIRTLLLTFFYRYIPDLIRKGFIYIAQPPLFKVKKGKKEKYIKDEESLLKYFIENSLKDVKIYLSDNNKKVSILDFKNLLLRYQSIKKIIIHHANEYDLDVLNALFYLPFLKEENFNSRELINIWCKKLCSNLQNLNLNKNIYYDISLIYKKELFSYLPSITITKYGLSKSFIFDKSFFLSKDYIKIMELGKEIKKYVKNGSKIIKNNKILKIISIDQVLHWLITEEKYGQIIQRYKGLGEMNPEQLWDTTMNPNIRRMLKVTIKDVFMADKIFSTLMGDQVEPRKQFIFDNALEVKNIDI
- the dnaX gene encoding DNA polymerase III subunit gamma/tau, which translates into the protein MNYITLALKWRPRSFSELKGQESTVRILCNSILHNRVHHSYIFSGERGIGKTSIARIFSKSLNCEKGITINPCQECDICKNIDNGCFIDLIEIDGASKTKIEDIKDILEDVYCLPCQGRFRIYLIDEVHMLSQHSFNALLKILEEPPSHVKFLLATTNLQKIPCTILSRCLHFELQLFSVESIKEHLKFIMKKENFSYEEKALWFLAKLSKGSMRDALNLLDKSINISSTNYLNLNNIKYFVKIDEKNYALKILECLANNEVKSLILIVNDAIRNNSCYSSILEKILIYLHKITILQFFPKWECIQNYHLSFNKSIQLIANKIPSQYIQLLYRICLKHYKDIDFAPIPSMGFEMIIFRMLNIQQKFIKEN
- a CDS encoding YbaB/EbfC family nucleoid-associated protein, with amino-acid sequence MNINQSFSKLLEEARKIQEKMQETQQQLSDIVVEGKSGGDLVVIKMDGNHEVRNGWVKIDSTLIDNINMLEDLIAAAINDAKRKIEKISKEKMNKLSTGFEIPIDLMKNS